Proteins encoded together in one Bosea sp. (in: a-proteobacteria) window:
- a CDS encoding ABC transporter substrate-binding protein: protein MTHRNPTRRTVLGAIGALAAAPSSAAFAQSGERIVVASYGGRMQDSQRAAYFEPFTKETGIAVNDTTGITLAKVKAMVASKNVEWDAFLVTNEELEALAEAGLLEKIDYGQIDKATIAEIDPRLVHDYGVGSQYFASVIAYNTRKYTKDNHPRSWAEAWDTAKFPGPRVFPAGSYQLRPIEPALLAEGVAPDKLYPLDLERAYRSLGKIRPSVIKWVSSGNAGPQALVDGEADIVIANHGRMAQLRDEGAPVDYIWDGAVVTASFWAIPKGAKNYKNTLKFIEFASRADRQVDFASRMPYGPSNRKASAALPAKFARDNPVSPENLPKVVFMNAKSWAEKTNGKSTLERNVEMWNRWIRE from the coding sequence ATGACGCATCGCAATCCAACCCGCCGCACGGTCCTCGGTGCCATCGGTGCCCTGGCGGCGGCGCCATCCTCGGCGGCCTTCGCCCAATCGGGCGAACGGATCGTCGTCGCCTCCTATGGCGGGCGCATGCAGGACAGCCAGCGCGCCGCCTATTTCGAGCCTTTCACCAAGGAGACCGGCATCGCCGTCAACGACACGACCGGGATCACCCTCGCCAAGGTCAAGGCGATGGTCGCCAGCAAGAATGTCGAGTGGGACGCCTTCCTCGTGACGAACGAGGAACTCGAGGCGCTGGCCGAGGCCGGGTTGCTCGAGAAGATCGACTATGGCCAGATCGACAAGGCGACGATCGCGGAGATCGATCCGCGGCTGGTGCACGATTACGGGGTCGGATCGCAGTATTTCGCCTCGGTGATCGCCTATAACACCCGCAAATACACCAAGGACAACCATCCCCGGAGCTGGGCCGAGGCCTGGGATACGGCGAAGTTCCCCGGCCCGCGCGTCTTTCCGGCGGGCAGCTACCAGCTTCGGCCGATCGAGCCCGCGCTGCTCGCCGAGGGCGTCGCGCCCGACAAGCTCTATCCGCTGGATCTCGAACGGGCCTACAGGAGCCTCGGCAAGATCCGGCCGAGCGTGATCAAATGGGTCAGCTCCGGCAATGCCGGCCCGCAGGCGCTGGTGGACGGCGAGGCCGACATCGTGATCGCCAATCACGGCCGCATGGCGCAGTTGCGCGATGAAGGGGCGCCTGTCGACTACATCTGGGACGGCGCGGTCGTGACGGCATCCTTCTGGGCTATTCCCAAGGGCGCGAAGAACTACAAGAACACCTTGAAGTTCATCGAATTCGCCTCGCGCGCCGACCGCCAGGTCGATTTCGCCAGCCGCATGCCCTACGGCCCCTCGAACCGGAAGGCGTCGGCGGCGCTGCCGGCGAAGTTCGCGCGGGACAATCCGGTGTCGCCGGAGAACCTGCCGAAGGTGGTCTTCATGAACGCGAAGTCCTGGGCCGAGAAGACCAACGGAAAATCCACGCTCGAACGCAATGTCGAGATGTGGAACCGCTGGATCCGCGAGTGA
- a CDS encoding ABC transporter ATP-binding protein: MTDMLARPPATLGAGVRIRGLSLKYGGFKAVDDVSLDIAPGEFVTMLGPSGSGKTTTMMSIAGFIRDYEGSISIGGEPVDALPPHRRNIGVVFQHLALFPHMTVADNIAFPLLMRGMPKAEIADRVRQALDLVRLSPMGGRLPSQLSGGQQQRVAIARALVFSPPLLLLDEPLGALDRKLRDALQLELKELHRKLGITIVLVTHDQVEAIILSDRVAVMNAGRIAQIATPTDLYFSPANRFVADFVGESACFPGTIRAVDGARCVVEAMGGLRFHARHLHGPKTGDAIEVMLRPEHVRIAPEPDAENAVEGTIIDSIFLGEHTRIRVALPGGGTIAAVVDNRSAPRERGESVRLGWAASDALVLPPDQ; this comes from the coding sequence ATGACGGACATGCTCGCCCGGCCACCGGCCACGCTCGGCGCCGGAGTCCGGATCCGGGGCCTCAGCCTGAAGTATGGTGGGTTCAAGGCGGTCGATGACGTCTCCCTCGACATCGCTCCGGGCGAATTCGTGACGATGCTCGGACCGAGCGGCTCGGGCAAGACGACGACGATGATGTCGATCGCCGGCTTCATCCGGGATTACGAGGGCTCGATCTCGATCGGCGGCGAGCCGGTCGACGCACTGCCGCCGCACCGGCGCAATATCGGCGTGGTCTTCCAGCATCTGGCCCTGTTTCCGCATATGACGGTCGCGGACAACATCGCCTTCCCGCTGCTGATGCGCGGCATGCCGAAAGCGGAGATCGCGGATCGCGTCCGGCAGGCGCTCGACCTCGTGCGGCTCAGCCCGATGGGCGGCCGCTTGCCGAGCCAGCTCAGCGGCGGCCAGCAACAACGCGTGGCGATCGCCCGCGCGCTGGTCTTCTCGCCACCGCTCCTGCTGCTGGACGAGCCGCTCGGCGCCCTCGACCGGAAACTGCGGGACGCCCTCCAGCTCGAGCTGAAGGAGCTGCATCGCAAGCTCGGCATCACCATCGTCCTGGTCACGCACGACCAGGTCGAGGCCATCATCCTCTCCGACCGGGTGGCGGTGATGAATGCCGGCCGCATCGCGCAGATCGCCACGCCGACCGATCTCTATTTCTCGCCGGCCAATCGGTTCGTCGCCGATTTCGTCGGCGAGTCCGCCTGCTTCCCCGGCACGATCCGCGCAGTCGACGGCGCCCGCTGCGTCGTCGAGGCGATGGGAGGGTTGCGCTTCCACGCCCGCCACCTGCACGGGCCGAAGACGGGCGACGCGATCGAGGTCATGCTCCGGCCCGAGCATGTCCGCATCGCCCCGGAGCCGGATGCAGAGAACGCCGTCGAGGGCACCATCATCGACAGCATCTTCCTCGGTGAGCACACCAGGATCAGGGTGGCGCTGCCGGGCGGCGGCACGATCGCCGCCGTGGTCGACAATCGCAGCGCGCCCCGCGAGCGCGGGGAAAGCGTGCGGCTCGGCTGGGCGGCCTCCGACGCGCTCGTCCTGCCTCCAGACCAATAA
- a CDS encoding class I adenylate-forming enzyme family protein produces the protein MTGALQGFVDLLRRRADAEPDRVFASFEGASLTFRELDRQSDSCAATLRRQGLGRGDRAVVMMRNALAVLPLLFGLAKAGVVWVPANPRQRGAGLKYLLESSTPRLVAADADLLPEIAASGARLEGVPLIADTAAGGATPLGAILSGDAVFAEEPPGPSAPFALMYTSGTTGRPKGVEVSHAMLRVAAEAAAIVSAVRPGDVLFVWEPLFHIGGAQLLALPLLEEVRLAMVPSFSASRFWEQVRDEKATHIHYLGGILQMLLKQPPRSDDLTHGVRIAWGGGCPPDIWRLFRQRFGVAIHECYGMTETSSIATCNIGGTVGAVGKPLPWFDVVLLGDDGLPAAPGRRGEIAVRAKRPGALFAGYLDNAEATAAAFRDGLFRTGDVGSWDETGDLHFHGRKGDSVRCKGENVSAWEVEHVAAQHPTVEDCAMIGVPSELGEQDIKLFVKPKPDCEVDPAALSDWLEERLAPYQNPRYIATVDGFERTPSERIMKHSLSKATTDCWDRGARSAVEKFALVSAEMRS, from the coding sequence ATGACCGGCGCCCTGCAAGGGTTCGTCGATCTGCTTCGGCGGCGGGCCGATGCCGAGCCGGACCGCGTCTTCGCCAGCTTCGAGGGCGCGTCGCTGACCTTCCGCGAGCTCGATCGTCAGTCCGATTCCTGTGCCGCGACGCTGCGGCGGCAGGGATTGGGCCGAGGCGACCGGGCCGTCGTGATGATGCGCAACGCGCTCGCCGTCCTGCCGCTGCTGTTCGGCCTGGCGAAGGCCGGCGTGGTCTGGGTCCCGGCCAATCCCCGTCAGCGGGGCGCCGGGCTGAAGTACCTCCTGGAAAGCAGCACCCCGCGGCTCGTCGCCGCCGACGCCGATCTCCTGCCCGAGATCGCCGCGAGCGGAGCCCGCCTCGAAGGGGTTCCCCTCATCGCGGACACGGCGGCCGGAGGCGCCACTCCGCTCGGTGCGATATTGTCCGGCGACGCGGTCTTCGCGGAAGAGCCACCCGGCCCGTCGGCCCCCTTCGCGCTGATGTACACCTCCGGAACGACCGGGCGGCCGAAGGGCGTGGAGGTTTCCCATGCGATGCTGCGTGTGGCGGCGGAGGCGGCGGCGATCGTCTCGGCCGTTCGCCCGGGCGACGTTCTGTTCGTCTGGGAACCCCTGTTCCATATCGGCGGCGCGCAGCTCCTGGCGCTGCCGCTGCTGGAGGAGGTCAGGCTGGCGATGGTGCCCTCGTTCAGCGCGAGCCGCTTCTGGGAGCAGGTTCGCGACGAGAAGGCCACGCATATCCATTACCTCGGCGGCATCCTCCAGATGCTGCTGAAGCAGCCGCCGCGATCCGACGACCTGACCCATGGCGTGCGGATCGCCTGGGGCGGCGGCTGTCCGCCCGATATCTGGCGGCTTTTCCGGCAGCGCTTCGGCGTCGCCATCCACGAATGCTACGGCATGACGGAGACCTCCAGCATCGCGACCTGCAACATCGGCGGCACGGTGGGGGCCGTGGGCAAGCCCCTGCCATGGTTCGACGTGGTCCTGCTGGGCGATGACGGGCTCCCCGCCGCTCCGGGCCGGCGCGGCGAGATCGCCGTGCGCGCCAAGCGGCCGGGCGCCCTTTTCGCAGGCTATCTCGACAATGCCGAGGCGACGGCGGCGGCTTTCCGCGACGGACTGTTCCGGACCGGCGACGTCGGGAGCTGGGATGAGACCGGCGATCTGCATTTCCACGGGCGCAAGGGCGATAGCGTGCGCTGCAAGGGTGAGAACGTCTCGGCATGGGAAGTCGAGCATGTCGCGGCGCAGCACCCCACGGTGGAGGATTGCGCGATGATCGGCGTGCCGAGCGAGCTCGGCGAGCAGGACATCAAGCTTTTCGTCAAACCCAAACCGGACTGCGAGGTCGATCCCGCCGCCCTTTCCGATTGGCTCGAAGAGCGCCTCGCGCCCTACCAGAACCCGCGTTACATCGCGACGGTCGATGGCTTCGAGCGAACCCCCAGCGAGCGTATCATGAAGCACAGCTTGTCGAAGGCCACCACGGATTGCTGGGATCGCGGCGCACGTTCAGCTGTTGAAAAATTTGCCCTGGTTTCTGCGGAGATGCGCTCGTGA
- a CDS encoding ABC transporter permease subunit — translation MPALAFLVVTYVVPILGLLTKSFGSEGWTLRYYADVMSDTLLWRVFAETFVLAAQVTLICAVIAYPLAYVVLRLPERMQKLALLLMLMPLWTSVLVRAYAWIVLLGRQGIVNDALVGIGIVPEPLQILYGRFAVALGLVHLLIPFVFFPLFAVMRRFDGRLLSAAESLGANPVLAFLLVFLPLTLPGLLSGSLIVFLHGIGYFVTPAILGGLKEVTYVMLIEEQVNTLFNWEQAAVMAVILLVATLVIVLVCARTLGLIEGGGDAPSKPSGTFSLLLHAAGAVQARLRGGLDRSAGRSCARVSAGAADLLGKGFAVATLLFLLTPIFILLPLSFSASPFLQFPPSGWSLRWYETYFSRPDWTGPTLTSFQVAVVSAILVTALGLAAAVGVTRSRSRLAQVSLALMLSPAMIPTLIIAVALYFQMSSIGLAGTRIGLIISHLVIGLPIVVLILIGGLRQADQRPEMAARSLGAAPLRAFMKTTFVAIRPSIVAAGLFAFLASFDDVTVALFISGTSAVTLPVKMWESVRLELDPTLAAVSSVLVVFSIALLSLSEVAKRLGRGNTASPPG, via the coding sequence ATGCCCGCCCTGGCCTTTCTGGTCGTCACCTATGTCGTGCCGATCCTGGGCCTGTTGACGAAGAGCTTCGGCAGCGAAGGCTGGACGCTGCGGTATTATGCCGACGTCATGTCCGACACGCTGCTCTGGCGCGTCTTCGCCGAGACCTTCGTCCTGGCGGCGCAGGTGACGCTGATCTGCGCGGTGATCGCCTATCCGCTCGCCTATGTCGTGCTGCGCCTGCCGGAACGGATGCAGAAACTGGCCCTGCTGCTCATGCTGATGCCGCTCTGGACCAGCGTCCTCGTGCGCGCCTATGCCTGGATCGTGCTGCTCGGCCGGCAGGGCATCGTCAACGACGCCCTGGTCGGCATCGGCATCGTGCCGGAGCCGTTGCAGATCCTCTACGGCCGCTTCGCGGTGGCGCTCGGCCTCGTCCATCTCCTGATCCCCTTCGTGTTCTTCCCGCTGTTCGCGGTCATGCGCCGTTTCGACGGAAGGCTCCTCTCGGCGGCGGAAAGCCTCGGCGCCAATCCTGTCCTCGCCTTCCTGCTGGTTTTCCTCCCGCTCACCTTGCCGGGCCTTTTGTCCGGCAGCCTGATCGTGTTCCTCCACGGCATCGGCTATTTCGTGACGCCCGCCATTCTCGGCGGTCTCAAGGAAGTGACCTATGTGATGCTGATCGAGGAGCAGGTGAACACCCTGTTCAACTGGGAGCAGGCCGCCGTCATGGCGGTCATCCTGCTGGTCGCGACGCTCGTCATCGTGCTCGTCTGCGCGCGCACGCTCGGGCTGATCGAGGGCGGCGGCGATGCGCCGTCGAAGCCGTCGGGGACGTTCTCGCTGCTGCTCCATGCGGCGGGGGCCGTCCAGGCCCGGCTGCGCGGAGGCCTCGACCGTTCGGCCGGCCGCAGCTGCGCCCGGGTCTCGGCGGGGGCCGCCGACCTTCTCGGCAAGGGCTTCGCCGTCGCGACGCTGCTGTTCCTGCTCACGCCGATCTTCATCCTGCTGCCGCTGAGCTTCAGCGCCTCGCCCTTCCTGCAATTCCCGCCTTCGGGCTGGTCGCTGCGCTGGTACGAGACCTATTTCTCACGGCCGGACTGGACGGGGCCGACCCTCACCAGCTTCCAGGTCGCGGTGGTGAGCGCGATCCTCGTCACGGCGCTGGGCCTGGCCGCCGCGGTCGGCGTGACGCGCTCGCGCTCCCGGCTCGCACAGGTTTCGCTGGCGCTGATGCTGTCGCCCGCGATGATTCCGACGCTGATCATCGCGGTGGCTCTCTATTTCCAGATGTCGAGCATCGGGCTGGCGGGGACGCGGATCGGCCTGATCATCTCCCATCTGGTGATCGGCCTCCCGATCGTGGTCCTGATCCTGATCGGCGGGTTGCGCCAGGCGGACCAGCGTCCCGAAATGGCGGCGCGCAGCCTCGGCGCGGCGCCCTTGCGCGCCTTCATGAAGACGACCTTCGTCGCGATCAGGCCGAGCATCGTCGCGGCCGGGCTTTTCGCCTTCCTCGCCTCGTTCGACGACGTGACCGTCGCGCTGTTCATCAGCGGCACATCGGCGGTGACGCTGCCCGTGAAAATGTGGGAAAGCGTGCGGCTGGAACTCGATCCGACACTGGCCGCGGTGTCGAGCGTGCTGGTCGTGTTCTCCATCGCCCTTTTGTCCCTCTCCGAGGTCGCGAAACGGCTGGGCCGGGGAAACACGGCCTCGCCGCCCGGCTGA
- a CDS encoding MFS transporter, protein MNASPRPSMFAAFAVRNFRFQWGADLLTSWAFEMETIILGWYIFTETGSVFLLTLFASLQFFGTLIAPVFGLLGDRAGYRNVLCLMRVVYALLAGVLAVLSVLGALSPVVVLVVAGLAGMVRPSDIALRNVLIGEILPHERLMGAIGLARITTDSARTAGALVGAGAVHAVGMGSAYGLVVAFYLSSAGLMFGVRLARGARLASGTSPWRDMADAARSVRDAPPQLAAMLLAFLVNFTAYPFTLGLLPYLAREIYKTGETGLGYLSASVGLGAMTASLLLSKLGSAVWPARMMLIFSIVWHLLVIALGWAPHFTAGSAFLVLNGAASMLCLLPMAVLLLRGAPPALRGRIMGIRAQAVYGLPLGLLLSGPLIEHVGFRATATIYGLLGTVCTLMILMRWRTHLWPAGAASNRG, encoded by the coding sequence ATGAACGCCAGCCCTCGCCCCTCCATGTTCGCCGCTTTCGCCGTCCGCAATTTCCGGTTCCAGTGGGGCGCGGATCTGCTGACGTCCTGGGCCTTCGAGATGGAGACGATCATCCTCGGATGGTACATCTTCACCGAGACCGGATCGGTTTTCCTGCTCACCCTGTTCGCGTCGCTCCAGTTCTTCGGTACGCTGATCGCCCCGGTGTTCGGCCTCCTCGGGGATCGCGCGGGGTACCGCAACGTGCTGTGCCTCATGCGCGTCGTCTACGCGCTATTGGCCGGCGTCCTGGCTGTCCTGTCCGTTCTGGGAGCGTTGTCGCCGGTCGTGGTCCTGGTCGTCGCGGGCCTCGCCGGCATGGTCCGGCCATCCGATATCGCACTGCGCAACGTGCTGATCGGCGAGATTCTTCCGCATGAGCGGCTGATGGGGGCGATCGGGCTCGCCCGCATCACCACCGATTCGGCGCGCACCGCGGGGGCGCTGGTCGGCGCCGGTGCCGTTCATGCGGTCGGCATGGGATCGGCCTATGGGTTGGTCGTCGCGTTCTATCTGTCGAGCGCCGGGCTCATGTTCGGCGTCAGGCTCGCTCGGGGCGCTCGCCTCGCGTCCGGGACATCGCCCTGGCGCGACATGGCCGATGCCGCGCGCTCCGTCCGCGATGCGCCGCCTCAACTGGCGGCCATGCTGCTGGCCTTCCTCGTCAACTTCACCGCCTATCCCTTCACGCTGGGGCTGCTGCCCTATCTCGCGCGCGAGATCTACAAGACCGGAGAGACGGGCCTCGGCTATCTCTCGGCCAGCGTGGGGCTGGGCGCGATGACGGCCTCCCTGTTGCTGAGCAAGCTCGGCTCGGCGGTTTGGCCGGCCCGCATGATGCTGATTTTCAGTATCGTCTGGCACCTGCTGGTGATCGCCCTCGGCTGGGCGCCTCATTTCACGGCCGGCTCGGCTTTCCTCGTCCTCAACGGCGCCGCTTCGATGCTGTGTCTGCTGCCGATGGCGGTGCTTCTGCTGCGTGGAGCGCCGCCCGCCTTGCGCGGGCGTATCATGGGGATACGGGCGCAGGCCGTCTACGGCCTGCCGCTCGGATTGCTCCTGTCGGGCCCGCTCATCGAGCATGTCGGGTTTCGGGCGACGGCAACGATCTATGGGCTGCTCGGCACCGTCTGCACGCTCATGATCCTGATGCGCTGGCGCACGCATCTCTGGCCTGCGGGAGCCGCCTCCAATCGTGGATGA
- a CDS encoding hydantoinase B/oxoprolinase family protein, whose translation MSPSQSHDIRIGVDIGGTFTDLVGVRSDGVLFVEKVLSSTEDYSRSIAKGIEVILKRAELPAASVTEIVHATTVATNAILEGKGARTGLITTAGFRDVLDMRRHRRPDMYNLDWVKPPILVERYLRREVGERIDAHGAVIRPLDEGSVHAAIDRLVAEKVDSFAVCLINAFANPVHEQRIGQILRERLPDASISLSSDVLPEVKEYERTSTTCVNAYVRPVMQLYLASLKSRLAGMGIMAPLLTMQSNGGIISAMIACERPVNIIESGPAAGVIGGVATAMQAGASKAITFDMGGTTAKAALIEGGEASRIGSLEVGAGISSFSRLTTGGGYTIGTPSIDVAEVGVGGGSIAWLDEGRSIRVGPRSAGSNPGPVCYGLGGTEPTVTDANLVLGHLNQTHLVGGTLPVDVEAARRAIARVVAEPLGISIEDAAYGIVAVANAGMIRVIRAISSERGQDPRDAALICFGGNGPVHAVELGRQLGMRKVVVALTPGVFSAYGLLHTPIEHSYSRSTYCVLDETTRTGIEATLAELVAMAARDMQEAGYGDVRVAYRVDGDLQYRGQGSTIPTRFSDDVATLGDLNAVLGRFHDEHQRIFGYCMRSETVEVVTLRLSARIVQDRDAALRRYTLDRPHRVAAGERRRIYCGPEIGYRDAAVTTREGIGREPLAGPVIVEQYDTTIVVPPGTTISRGDDNTLTIDIATQAAASFGDERFDGVTRELVRHGLETLADEMALTLIRTCRSHHVKHTGDFSTALADAEGRLLAQGMTIPLHLGAMPDVIEAVIARYDGDIHDGDVFIMNDPFGGGMHLPDIFLVKPVFAEGRHVAFTAAIVHHLDIGGNTAGGNSPLNTETFAEGLRIPVLKLFRRGEADPSILPILLANVRVPDKVRGDIDAQLSACERGAQDYAALAARHGVAHLKRYENQLLEASEAIARDTIRAIPDGSYAFEDFLDDDGISEEPIRIAVKITIDGDHALVDCTGSAPQVAGALNATLSATKSTAYLAFRCLMPPHAATNSGYMRPITIVAPEGTVLNGSSPAAGAARAITTYRLMDALFGALGKALPGRIMAAGDGGSLLHTFSGRTPAGKPFIFVDMLRGSWGARPAADGLDGTSLALANASAVPAEVVDLEGIVRLEHWSYVPDACGAGRFRGGIGVMREYRFLADAGRLQYRSERRKFLPYGVAGGQPGTPSFVLLDPYGEPQLLPGKGEVHLRKGMVIRVCQSGGGGYGSPLDRDPEAVGRDVRDELLGIAAARDVYGVVTSAAGEVDAAATAALRARMQATQPESEEAHVLPATESDLAGIVEKAGKLMQHSAPVLLRRVRG comes from the coding sequence GTGAGCCCGTCCCAGTCCCACGACATCCGTATCGGCGTCGATATCGGCGGCACCTTCACCGATCTCGTCGGCGTGCGCTCCGACGGCGTGCTCTTCGTCGAGAAGGTGCTGTCCTCGACCGAGGATTACAGCCGCTCGATCGCGAAAGGGATCGAGGTCATCCTGAAGCGGGCGGAGTTGCCGGCCGCCTCGGTGACCGAGATCGTCCATGCGACGACGGTCGCGACCAACGCCATCCTCGAAGGCAAGGGCGCACGGACCGGCCTGATCACCACCGCGGGCTTCCGCGACGTGCTCGACATGCGCCGGCACCGCCGCCCGGACATGTACAATCTCGACTGGGTGAAGCCACCCATCCTGGTCGAACGTTATCTGCGCCGCGAAGTCGGCGAGCGCATCGACGCGCACGGCGCCGTCATCCGGCCTCTCGACGAAGGCTCCGTCCATGCCGCGATCGACCGGCTGGTGGCCGAGAAGGTCGACTCCTTCGCGGTCTGCCTGATCAACGCCTTCGCCAACCCCGTCCATGAGCAGCGCATCGGCCAGATCCTGCGCGAGCGCCTGCCCGACGCCTCGATCTCGCTCTCCTCCGACGTGCTGCCCGAGGTGAAGGAGTACGAGCGCACCAGCACGACCTGCGTCAACGCCTATGTCCGGCCGGTGATGCAGCTTTATCTGGCGAGCCTGAAGTCGCGCCTCGCCGGCATGGGCATCATGGCGCCGCTGCTCACCATGCAGTCGAACGGCGGCATCATCAGCGCCATGATCGCGTGCGAGCGGCCGGTCAACATCATCGAATCCGGCCCGGCCGCGGGCGTCATCGGCGGCGTCGCCACCGCCATGCAGGCCGGCGCCTCCAAGGCCATCACCTTCGACATGGGCGGCACCACCGCCAAGGCCGCGCTGATCGAGGGCGGCGAGGCCAGCCGGATCGGCAGCCTGGAGGTCGGCGCCGGCATCTCGAGCTTCAGCCGCCTGACCACCGGCGGCGGCTACACGATCGGCACGCCCTCCATCGACGTCGCCGAGGTCGGCGTCGGCGGCGGCAGCATCGCCTGGCTCGACGAGGGCCGCTCGATCCGGGTCGGGCCGCGCAGCGCCGGCTCCAATCCCGGCCCGGTCTGCTACGGGCTGGGCGGCACCGAGCCCACCGTCACCGACGCCAATCTGGTGCTCGGCCATCTCAACCAGACGCATCTGGTCGGGGGCACGCTGCCGGTCGACGTCGAGGCGGCGCGCCGGGCGATCGCCCGCGTCGTCGCCGAGCCGCTCGGCATCAGCATCGAGGACGCCGCCTACGGCATCGTCGCGGTCGCCAATGCCGGGATGATCCGGGTCATCCGCGCGATCTCCTCCGAGCGCGGGCAGGACCCGCGCGACGCGGCACTGATCTGCTTCGGCGGCAACGGCCCCGTCCATGCCGTCGAGCTGGGGCGCCAGCTCGGCATGCGCAAGGTCGTGGTCGCGCTCACGCCCGGCGTGTTCAGCGCCTACGGGCTGCTGCATACGCCGATCGAGCACAGCTATTCCAGATCGACCTATTGCGTGCTCGACGAAACCACCCGCACCGGCATCGAGGCGACGCTGGCGGAGCTCGTCGCCATGGCCGCGCGCGATATGCAGGAAGCCGGCTACGGCGATGTCCGCGTCGCCTATCGCGTCGACGGCGACCTGCAATATCGCGGCCAGGGCTCGACGATCCCGACCCGGTTCTCCGACGATGTCGCGACGCTGGGCGATCTGAACGCCGTGCTCGGCCGCTTCCACGACGAGCACCAGCGCATATTCGGCTATTGCATGCGCTCCGAGACCGTCGAGGTCGTGACGCTGCGCCTTTCCGCGCGCATCGTGCAGGATCGGGACGCCGCGCTCCGGCGCTACACGCTGGACCGCCCGCACCGCGTCGCCGCAGGCGAGCGCCGCCGCATCTATTGCGGCCCGGAGATCGGCTATCGCGACGCGGCGGTGACGACGCGCGAAGGCATCGGACGCGAGCCGCTGGCGGGGCCGGTGATCGTCGAGCAATACGATACCACCATCGTCGTGCCGCCCGGAACCACGATCTCCCGCGGCGACGACAACACGCTCACGATCGACATCGCGACGCAGGCCGCCGCCTCCTTCGGCGACGAGCGCTTCGACGGCGTGACGCGCGAGCTGGTGCGCCACGGCCTCGAGACCCTGGCCGACGAGATGGCGCTGACGCTGATCCGCACCTGCCGCTCGCATCACGTCAAGCATACCGGCGACTTCTCGACGGCGCTCGCCGACGCTGAGGGCCGGCTCCTGGCGCAGGGCATGACGATCCCGCTGCATCTGGGCGCGATGCCCGACGTGATCGAGGCGGTGATCGCCCGCTATGACGGCGACATCCATGACGGCGACGTCTTCATCATGAACGACCCGTTCGGCGGCGGCATGCACCTGCCGGACATCTTCCTGGTGAAGCCCGTCTTCGCCGAGGGCCGGCACGTCGCCTTCACCGCCGCGATCGTCCACCATCTCGACATCGGCGGCAACACGGCCGGCGGCAACTCGCCGCTGAACACCGAGACCTTCGCCGAGGGCCTGCGGATTCCGGTGCTGAAGCTGTTCCGGCGGGGCGAGGCCGATCCGTCGATCCTGCCGATCCTGCTCGCCAATGTCCGGGTGCCGGACAAGGTGCGCGGCGACATCGACGCCCAGCTCTCCGCCTGCGAGCGCGGCGCGCAGGACTATGCCGCCCTGGCGGCGCGCCACGGCGTCGCCCATCTCAAGCGCTACGAGAACCAGCTTCTCGAAGCCTCGGAGGCGATCGCGCGCGACACGATCCGGGCGATCCCCGACGGAAGCTATGCCTTCGAGGACTTCCTCGACGACGACGGCATCAGCGAGGAGCCGATCCGCATCGCGGTGAAGATCACGATCGACGGCGACCACGCGCTGGTCGATTGCACGGGCAGCGCTCCGCAGGTCGCCGGCGCGCTCAACGCCACCCTCTCCGCCACCAAGAGCACGGCCTATCTCGCCTTCCGCTGCCTGATGCCGCCCCACGCCGCGACGAATTCCGGCTATATGCGGCCTATCACCATCGTCGCGCCGGAGGGCACCGTGCTCAACGGCAGCAGCCCGGCAGCAGGCGCCGCCCGCGCCATCACCACCTACCGGCTGATGGACGCACTGTTCGGCGCGCTCGGCAAGGCGCTGCCGGGTCGGATCATGGCTGCCGGCGACGGCGGCTCGCTGCTGCACACCTTCTCCGGGCGCACGCCGGCCGGCAAGCCGTTCATCTTCGTCGACATGCTGCGCGGCTCCTGGGGCGCCAGGCCCGCCGCCGACGGGCTGGACGGCACCTCGCTCGCTTTGGCCAACGCCTCGGCGGTCCCGGCCGAGGTGGTCGATCTGGAGGGCATCGTCCGGCTCGAGCACTGGAGCTATGTGCCGGATGCCTGCGGGGCCGGGCGCTTCCGCGGCGGCATCGGGGTGATGCGCGAATATCGTTTCCTCGCCGATGCCGGCAGGCTGCAATACCGTTCCGAGCGCCGGAAGTTCCTGCCCTACGGCGTCGCCGGCGGGCAGCCGGGCACGCCCTCCTTCGTCCTGCTCGACCCCTATGGCGAACCGCAGCTCCTGCCCGGCAAGGGCGAGGTGCATCTGCGCAAGGGCATGGTGATCCGGGTCTGCCAGTCCGGTGGTGGCGGCTATGGCTCCCCGCTCGACAGGGACCCGGAGGCGGTCGGCCGCGACGTCCGCGACGAATTGCTCGGCATCGCGGCCGCCCGAGACGTCTACGGGGTCGTGACCTCCGCGGCTGGAGAGGTCGATGCCGCCGCCACGGCCGCCCTGCGCGCCCGGATGCAGGCGACGCAGCCGGAGAGCGAGGAAGCGCATGTCCTGCCGGCCACCGAGTCCGATCTGGCGGGAATCGTCGAGAAGGCGGGCAAGCTGATGCAGCATTCCGCCCCTGTGCTGCTGCGGAGGGTGCGCGGATGA